The following proteins come from a genomic window of Venturia canescens isolate UGA chromosome 4, ASM1945775v1, whole genome shotgun sequence:
- the LOC122408652 gene encoding uncharacterized protein isoform X1, which produces MKLVNVNGSTNYFLENLEIWNKSSHRQRHFQSIAIYMCMKMDDHSDSEDSLMIAQKSWTRVIDAASKTGYRDGIEEGSQAVLQKDFDQGYEDGFKAAFELGKYKGLSSIYFKDHAHPDEIVGILEKTRRGACHICISESKERASGDENSSTTKIIEDHRKHVESRLKVLREYFEPLMKEKRINVVSLEN; this is translated from the exons ATGAAGTTGGTAAACGTCAATGGCTCGACGAATT attttcttgaaaatttggaaatttggaaCAAATCCAGTCATCGCCAACGCCATTTTCAGTCGATCGCAATTTATATGTGTATGAAAATGGACGACCATAGCGATTCTGAAGATTCACTGATGATAGCTCAAAAATCGTGGACTCGCGTAATTGATGCTGCTTCTAaa aCCGGATATCGTGACGGAATTGAAGAAGGTTCACAAGCGGTTCTCCAAAAAGATTTTGATCAGGGTTACGAGGATGGTTTCAAAGCTGCTTTCGAATTGGGAAAGTACAAAGGTCTGTCGTCAATATATTTCAAAGATCATGCACATCCGGACGAAATAGTTGGAATACTCGAGAAAACAAGAAGAGGAGCGTGTCACATTTGTATATCGGAATCGAAGGAAAGGGCATCAGGGGACGAGAATTCATCAACGACGAAGATAATTGAAGATCATCGAAAACACGTAGAATCGAGGTTAAAAGTTTTGCGAGAATATTTCGAGCCTctcatgaaggaaaaaaggatAAATGTTGTTTCGCTCGAAAATTGA
- the Rpt2 gene encoding 26S proteasome regulatory subunit 4, with translation MGQNQSGAGGTGGDKKDDKDKKKKYEPPIPTRVGKKKRRIKGPDVALKLPQVTPHTRCRLKLLKLERIKDYLLMEEEFIRNQERLKPQEEKNEEERSKVDDLRGTPMSVGTLEEIIDDNHAIVSTSVGSEHYVSILSFVDKDQLEPGCSVLLNHKVHAVVGVLGDDTDPMVTVMKLEKAPQETYADIGGLDTQIQEIKESVELPLTHPEYYEEMGIKPPKGVILYGPPGTGKTLLAKAVANQTSATFLRVVGSELIQKYLGDGPKLVRELFRVAEEHAPSIVFIDEIDAVGTKRYDSNSGGEREIQRTMLELLNQLDGFDSRGDVKVVMATNRIETLDPALIRPGRIDRKIEFPLPDEKSKRRIFSIHTSRMTLAPDVNLAELIMAKDDLSGADIKAICTEAGLMALRERRMKVTSEDFKKSKESVLYRKKEGSPEGLYL, from the exons ATG GGTCAGAATCAGTCAGGGGCAGGTGGAACAGGGGGTGACAAGAAAGACGACAAagacaagaagaaaaaatatgaacctCCAATTCCAACGAGAGTAGGTAAAAAGAAACGACGCATAAAGGGACCGGATGTGGCACTTAAGCTGCCTCAGGTAACACCACATACAAGATGCAGGCTGAAGCTTTTGAAGCTCGAGAGGATAAAGGATTATCTTCTGATGGAGGAAGAATTTATAAGGAACCAGGAGAGATTAAAACCTCAGGAGGAAAAGAACGAAGAGGAAAGATCCAAGGTCGATGACCTTCGAGGAACTCCAATGTCAGTCGGAACATTGGAAGAAATAATTGACGACAATCATGCTATAGTTTCAACTTCTGTAGGCTCAGAACACTATGTATCCATTCTATCCTTCGTTGACAAAGATCAACTCGAGCCCGGTTGTTCCGTCCTTCTTAATCATAAAGTTCACGCTGTTGTCGGAGTGCTTGGCGATGATACTGATCCCATGGTCACTGtaatgaaattggaaaaagcaCCTCAAGAAACTTATGCCGACATTGGcg GCCTTGACACACAAATTCAAGAAATCAAAGAGTCTGTAGAATTGCCACTAACCCATCCGGAGTATTACGAGGAAATGGGCATAAAGCCACCAAAAGGTGTTATTCTTTATGGTCCGCCTGGAACGGGAAAAACATTGCTGGCAAAAGCTGTCGCAAATCAAACATCCGCGACGTTCTTGCGAGTCGTCGGTTCGGAACTTATCCAAAAATATTTAGGTGATGGGCCTAAACTTGTTCGCGAATTGTTCCGAGTGGCTGAAGAACATGCACCTTCCATCGTTTTCATCGACGAAATTGATGCCGTGGGCACAAAACGTTACGATAGCAATAGTGGAGGAGAACGTGAAATTCAGAGAACCATGTTGGAATTACTCAATCAACTTGACG GTTTCGACAGTCGTGGTGATGTTAAAGTTGTCATGGCAACGAACAGAATTGAAACTCTGGATCCCGCATTGATCAGACCTGGTCGTATCGATCGTAAAATCGAATTTCCACTGCCGGATGAGAAATCGAAAAGACGTATATTCAGCATTCACACAAGCAGAATGACACTCGCACCCGATGTTAATCTTGCGGAACTTATTATGGCTAAAGACGATTTATCAGGCGCTGACATCAAG GCGATTTGTACTGAAGCGGGATTGATGGCCCTTCGTGAAAGAAGAATGAAAGTGACCAGCGaggatttcaaaaaatcaaaggaGAGCGTACTGTACCGCAAAAAGGAAGGATCTCCTGAAGGATTGTACTTGTAA
- the LOC122408652 gene encoding protein YAE1 homolog isoform X2 translates to MCMKMDDHSDSEDSLMIAQKSWTRVIDAASKTGYRDGIEEGSQAVLQKDFDQGYEDGFKAAFELGKYKGLSSIYFKDHAHPDEIVGILEKTRRGACHICISESKERASGDENSSTTKIIEDHRKHVESRLKVLREYFEPLMKEKRINVVSLEN, encoded by the exons ATGTGTATGAAAATGGACGACCATAGCGATTCTGAAGATTCACTGATGATAGCTCAAAAATCGTGGACTCGCGTAATTGATGCTGCTTCTAaa aCCGGATATCGTGACGGAATTGAAGAAGGTTCACAAGCGGTTCTCCAAAAAGATTTTGATCAGGGTTACGAGGATGGTTTCAAAGCTGCTTTCGAATTGGGAAAGTACAAAGGTCTGTCGTCAATATATTTCAAAGATCATGCACATCCGGACGAAATAGTTGGAATACTCGAGAAAACAAGAAGAGGAGCGTGTCACATTTGTATATCGGAATCGAAGGAAAGGGCATCAGGGGACGAGAATTCATCAACGACGAAGATAATTGAAGATCATCGAAAACACGTAGAATCGAGGTTAAAAGTTTTGCGAGAATATTTCGAGCCTctcatgaaggaaaaaaggatAAATGTTGTTTCGCTCGAAAATTGA
- the Polr3F gene encoding probable DNA-directed RNA polymerase III subunit RPC6 isoform X2: MDENSELVDDPEPTSSSEPDDLGAIEQRMIALAKTKPKGISDKDISMEMPDLEPLQKAQIVNKLLSRGYIDLFKQGGSLLYRLKDPNKGKAVKGADNEEKIVYSIIEDAGSKGIWIRDIRFKSNLMLTQLNKILKNLETKKLIKAVKSVAASKKKVYMLYNLEPDRTITGGAWYQDQDFEAEFVDVLNQQCFRFLDQKREDNKDCRLGPIDARNSTFASSKEVWKFISDLGISKVKLSVEDLEMILNTLVYDGKVERILSSDGNNLYRAIQPMLSPPGLIKTPCGVCPVRKNCCDVGDVSPIKCQYITECEPAYEYTNEN, from the exons atggatGAAAATTCGGAATTAGTCGATGATCCGGAACCGACGAGTTCTAGTGAGCCCGATGATCTCGGGGCTATCGAACAGAG AATGATTGCACTTGCAAAAACAAAACCAAAGGGTATATCTGATAAGGATATATCAATGGAAATGCCTGATTTGGAACCTCTGCAGAAGGCCCAAATAGTGAACAAGCTTTTGTCCCGAGGATACATCGATTTGTTCAAGCAAGGAGGATCGTTGCTTTATCGATTGAAAGATCCTAACAAAGGAAAAGCTGTAAAAGGAGCAgacaacgaggaaaaaatagtTTATTCGATAATAGAGGATGCCGGCAGCAAGGGAATATGGATACGAGATATTCGCTTCAAGTCCAATCTCATGCTGACCcagttgaataaaatattaaaaaatttagaGACAAAAAAACTTATCAAAGCTGTGAAATCTGTAGCAGCAAGCAAAAAGAAAGTTTACATGCTTTACAACCTTGAGCCAGACAGAACTATCACTGGTGGTGCTTGGTATCAGGATCAGGACTTTGAAGCTGAATTTGTTGATGTTCTCAATCAACAATGCTTCAGATTTCTTGATCAAAAACGAGAAGATAATAAAGACTGTAGACTTGGCCCGATCGATGCAAGAAATTCCACTTTTGCATCTTCTAAAGaagtttggaaatttatttctgacCTTGGCATTAGTAAG GTGAAATTATCAGTGGAAGACcttgaaatgattttgaatACCCTTGTTTATGATGGTAAAGTTGAAAGAATACTTTCGTCAGATGGAAATAATTTATACAGAGCTATACAACCAATGTTGAGTCCACCAGGGCTCATAAAAACTCCCTGTGGAGTTTGCCcg GTGAGGAAAAACTGCTGCGACGTTGGAGACGTTTCGCCAATTAAATGCCAATACATCACGGAATG TGAACCGGCATACGAATAcacaaatgaaaattga
- the LOC122408648 gene encoding dihydrolipoyllysine-residue succinyltransferase component of 2-oxoglutarate dehydrogenase complex, mitochondrial — MAAMLSNCSRIAPRALTRLSASRVKIVRTFHQEGRIILLQTKCDTISPRLSKCGVPHCWKLQTRQIRSTQALWEIKEVVVPAFADSISEGDVRWERKAGDQVKEDDVLCEIETDKTSVPVPSPGPGVIKELFVKDGDTVKPGQKLCTIDIGASGGAAAAAPPKAAPAAAAAPPSPPPSPPTPPPTASAAAAPPQPAAPAPPTPPASRPPPPQTPTASMPVAAIKHAQSLEGAKVQLPPTDYTREIIGTRTEQRVKMNRMRLRIAERLKDAQNTNAMLTTFNELDMSRIMEFRKTNQEAFMKKYGLKLGFMSAFIAASAYALKDQPVVNAVIDGGDIVYRDYVDISVAVATPKGLVVPVLRSVENKNYAEIEIALAAISDKARKGKISVEDMDGGTFTISNGGVFGSLLGTPIINPPQSAILGMHGTFERPIAVKGQVVIRPMMYIALTYDHRLIDGREAVMFLRKIKDAVEDPRIILAGL, encoded by the exons ATGGCCGCGATGCTGTCCAATTGTTCGCGGATCGCTCCGCGGGCTTTGACACGTTTATCAGCTTCACGAGTCAAG ATTGTGAGAACGTTTCACCAAGAAG GGCGCATTATTCTACTGCAAACAAAATGCGACACTATTTCACCACG TTTGAGCAAGTGCGGGGTCCCCCATTGCTGGAAGTTACAAACACGGCAGATTCGTTCGACACAGGCCTTAT GGGAGATAAAGGAGGTGGTGGTTCCTGCATTTGCGGACAGTATCAGCGAGGGCGATGTCAGGTGGGAACGAAAAGCTGGAGACCAAGTGAAAGAGGATGATGTTTTGTGTGAGATCGAAACTGATAAG ACCTCTGTCCCTGTACCATCACCCGGACCTGGTGTCATAAAGGAATTGTTTGTCAAAGATGGAGATACGGTGAAGCCCGGCCAAAAGCTTTGCACCATCGATATTGGAGCAAGTGGAGGAGCTGCAGCTGCTGCGCCACCCAAAGCTgctcctgctgctgctgctgctccgcCATCACCCCCACCTTCTCCACCAACGCCACCGCCTACTGCCTCAGCAGCCGCTGCGCCGCCACAACCAGCAGCGCCGGCCCCACCAACTCCACCTGCTTCAAGACCTCCGCCACCCCAAACACCCACTGCCTCAATGCCGGTCGCTGCCATCAAACATGCTCAG TCTCTGGAAGGAGCAAAAGTTCAACTGCCTCCGACCGATTACACGCGCGAGATAATTGGTACGCGAACGGAGCAACGTGTCAAGATGAATCGTATGAGACTACGTATCGCAGAGCGGCTCAAAGATGCCCAAAATACCAACGCTATGCTCACCACTTTCAACGAGCTCGATATGAG tcGTATCATGGAATTCCGTAAGACAAATCAAGAGGCCTTCATGAAGAAGTACGGTCTGAAATTGGGCTTCATGAGTGCTTTCATAGCCGCGAGTGCGTACGCATTGAAGGATCAACCAGTGGTCAATGCGGTTATCGACGGTGGCGACATAGTGTACAGAGATTACGTCGACATAAGTGTCGCCGTGGCGACACCGAAAGGTCTCGTTGTACCAGTTTTACGAAGCGTCGAGAACAAAAATTACGCTGAAATTGAGATAGCCCTCGCAGCCATTAGCGACAAAGCCAGAAAAGGCAAAATATCTGTTGAGGACATGGACGGTGGAACTTTCACGATAAGCAACGGTGGAGTTTTCGGTTCTCTTCTTGGTACACCCATTATAAATCCACCCCAGAGCGCTATTCTCGGTATGCACGGCACTTTCGAACGACCAATTGCGGTCAAGGGACAG GTTGTAATTCGTCCGATGATGTACATCGCTCTGACCTACGACCATCGATTGATCGATGGACGTGAGGCTGTTATGTTCCTGCGGAAGATCAAAGACGCGGTCGAAGATCCCCGAATTATTTTAGCTggcctttaa
- the Polr3F gene encoding DNA-directed RNA polymerase III subunit RPC6 isoform X1 has translation MDENSELVDDPEPTSSSEPDDLGAIEQRMIALAKTKPKGISDKDISMEMPDLEPLQKAQIVNKLLSRGYIDLFKQGGSLLYRLKDPNKGKAVKGADNEEKIVYSIIEDAGSKGIWIRDIRFKSNLMLTQLNKILKNLETKKLIKAVKSVAASKKKVYMLYNLEPDRTITGGAWYQDQDFEAEFVDVLNQQCFRFLDQKREDNKDCRLGPIDARNSTFASSKEVWKFISDLGISKVKLSVEDLEMILNTLVYDGKVERILSSDGNNLYRAIQPMLSPPGLIKTPCGVCPVKIVFLNLFRRGISASPITYESEKVSHLKKPTCIYFSVINSSVMHLIGEEKLLRRWRRFAN, from the exons atggatGAAAATTCGGAATTAGTCGATGATCCGGAACCGACGAGTTCTAGTGAGCCCGATGATCTCGGGGCTATCGAACAGAG AATGATTGCACTTGCAAAAACAAAACCAAAGGGTATATCTGATAAGGATATATCAATGGAAATGCCTGATTTGGAACCTCTGCAGAAGGCCCAAATAGTGAACAAGCTTTTGTCCCGAGGATACATCGATTTGTTCAAGCAAGGAGGATCGTTGCTTTATCGATTGAAAGATCCTAACAAAGGAAAAGCTGTAAAAGGAGCAgacaacgaggaaaaaatagtTTATTCGATAATAGAGGATGCCGGCAGCAAGGGAATATGGATACGAGATATTCGCTTCAAGTCCAATCTCATGCTGACCcagttgaataaaatattaaaaaatttagaGACAAAAAAACTTATCAAAGCTGTGAAATCTGTAGCAGCAAGCAAAAAGAAAGTTTACATGCTTTACAACCTTGAGCCAGACAGAACTATCACTGGTGGTGCTTGGTATCAGGATCAGGACTTTGAAGCTGAATTTGTTGATGTTCTCAATCAACAATGCTTCAGATTTCTTGATCAAAAACGAGAAGATAATAAAGACTGTAGACTTGGCCCGATCGATGCAAGAAATTCCACTTTTGCATCTTCTAAAGaagtttggaaatttatttctgacCTTGGCATTAGTAAG GTGAAATTATCAGTGGAAGACcttgaaatgattttgaatACCCTTGTTTATGATGGTAAAGTTGAAAGAATACTTTCGTCAGATGGAAATAATTTATACAGAGCTATACAACCAATGTTGAGTCCACCAGGGCTCATAAAAACTCCCTGTGGAGTTTGCCcggtaaaaatcgtttttttaaatctgttTCGAAGAGGCATATCAGCCTCTCCTATTACATACGAGTCGGAGAAAGTATCTCACCTCAAG AAACCGACGTGTATCTACTTTTCGGTTATCAACTCTTCAGTCATGCATCTGATCG GTGAGGAAAAACTGCTGCGACGTTGGAGACGTTTCGCCAATTAA